One region of Zingiber officinale cultivar Zhangliang chromosome 7B, Zo_v1.1, whole genome shotgun sequence genomic DNA includes:
- the LOC122004780 gene encoding uncharacterized protein LOC122004780, translating into MGFVGCDKQLLCNCNCHSPLLTVGKRRADSTPHSTPPPPAGKLEVEEPLYEKRAVYNNVLGEPEPLGLRLRKTPSIQMMLSQSKAGKNLCVTSSKGSKVGVKSNFLASSSSLSKIKASLFHASLLRVGTWKFVTRYEGDLVAKCYFAKCKLLWEFLESGLKSKIEFHWSDITAIKAVFFDGGHGALDIVLARPPLFFREIDPQPRKHIQWQATQDFTNGQAHIHRGHILQCPQTSLSKNFEKLINCDPHLKLFSQQPDIILESPYFDPLLNQQPDIILESPYFAPLLSQQPDIILESPYFDPLLSQQPDIILESPYFDPQYSDIILASPYIDPQYSVLEVSLVQHHQSPIRRKHKILSGGHLLLIQNTLLHRAQPPSAASDDQSIIPKVNSLCYLLQQDTVASTMVNAQVNDQDGSVDDAEAGIGSYDEPYSTQEVELSFLELMMIPRIASFPRILSQSYLT; encoded by the exons ATGGGGTTTGTGGGGTGTGACAAGCAACTACTCTGCAATTGCAATTGCCACAGCCCACTACTAACTGTTGG CAAGCGCCGAGCTGATTCCACCCCGCACTCGACTCCACCTCCTCCGGCGGGGAAGTTGGAAGTGGAGGAGCCCTTGTACGAGAAGCGC GCTGTGTACAATAATGTGCTTGGGGAACCTGAACCGTTGGGTCTTCGCCTCAGGAAGACTCCGTCGATTCAGATGATGCTTTCTCAATCAAAGGCAGGTAAAAATTTATGCGTCACTAGCTCGAAGGGCTCGAAAGTTGGTGTAAAATCAAACTTCTTAGCTTCTTCGAGCTCATTGAGCAAGATTAAAGCTTCGCTTTTTCATGCGTCATTATTGAGGGTTGGGACATGGAAG TTTGTGACTAGATATGAAGGTGATTTAGTGGCAAAATGTTACTTCGCCAAATGTAAACTTCTATGGGAATTTCTCGAGAGTGGCTTGAAGAGCAAGATTGAGTTTCATTGGTCCGACATTACTGCAATTAAGGCAGTATTTTTTGACGGTGGCCATGGGGCTTTGGATATTGTG TTGGCAAGACCACCTCTTTTCTTCCGAGAGATTGATCCTCAACCAAGGAAGCATATACAGTGGCAAGCAACTCAGGATTTTACCAATGGCCAAGCACATATACACAG GGGGCATATACTTCAATGTCCCCAGACCTCGTTGAGCAAGAATTTTGAGAAACTTATCAACTGTGATCCTCATTTGAAGCTATTTAGTCAGCaacctgatattatattagaatcaCCTTACTTTGATCCGCTACTTAATCAGCaacctgatattatattagaatcgcCTTATTTTGCTCCGCTACTTAGTCAGCaacctgatattatattagaatcgcCTTACTTTGATCCGCTACTTAGTCAACaacctgatattatattagaatcgcCTTACTTTGATCCTCAGTACTCTGATATTATATTAGCATCGCCTTACATTGATCCTCAATACTCAGTTTTGGAAG TCTCCCTTGTGCAACATCATCAATCTCCAATAAGACGGAAACACAAGATTCTTTCTGGAGGACACTTGCTTTTGATTCAGAATACACTCCTTCACCGTGCTCAG CCTCCTTCTGCTGCTTCTGATGATCAATCCATCATCCCGAAGGTCAATTCCCTTTGCTACCTACTCCAGCAAGATACAGTTGCCAGTACGATGGTAAATGCCCAAGTGAATGATCAAGATGGCAGTGTTGACGATGCAGAAGCTGGTATTGGATCCTACGATGAACCTTATTCAACACAGGAGGTCGAGCTATCGTTCTTGGAATTGATGATGATTCCTCGAATAGCATCGTTTCCACGAATTCTTTCTCAATCCTACTTGACgtag
- the LOC122004781 gene encoding uncharacterized protein LOC122004781, whose product MRHLLQCPQTSLSKNFEKLINCDPHLKLLSQQPDIILESPYFDPLLNHQPDIILESPYFDPLLSQQPDIILESPYFDPLLSQQPDIILESPYFDPQYSDIILASPYFDPQYSILEGQIEELASKNTPLPCDALFNKEDFILQFLDIDSQSPSAASDEQSIIPKVNSRCCPLPQDTVASMTINAQLNDQDGSADDAQAGARSYDESYSTREVEQSFLEFMRIPRIASFPRVLSESYLT is encoded by the exons ATGAGGCATCTACTTCAATGTCCTCAAACCTCGTTGAGCAAGAATTTTGAGAAACTTATCAACTGTGATCCTCATTTGAAGCTACTTAGTCAGCaacctgatattatattagaatcaCCTTACTTTGATCCGCTACTTAATCATCaacctgatattatattagaatcgcCTTATTTTGATCCGCTACTTAGTCAGCaacctgatattatattagaatcgcCTTACTTTGATCCGCTACTTAGTCAGCaacctgatattatattagaatcgcCTTACTTTGATCCTCAGTACTCTGATATTATATTAGCATCGCCTTACTTTGATCCTCAGTACTCAATTTTGGAAGGTCAAA TTGAGGAGCTGGCTTCAAAAAACACACCATTGCCTTGTGACGCTCTATTCAACAAAGAGGACTTTATATTACAATTCCTTGACATTGATTCTCAGTCTCCTTCTGCTGCTTCTGATGAACAATCTATCATCCCAAAGGTCAATTCCCGTTGCTGCCCGCTCCCGCAAGATACAGTGGCCAGTATGACGATAAATGCCCAACTGAATGATCAGGACGGCAGTGCTGACGATGCACAAGCTGGTGCTAGATCCTACGATGAATCTTATTCAACACGAGAGGTCGAACAATCATTCTTGGAATTTATGAGGATTCCTCGAATAGCCTCATTTCCACGAGTTCTTTCTGAATCTTACTTGacgtag